A DNA window from Rhipicephalus sanguineus isolate Rsan-2018 chromosome 8, BIME_Rsan_1.4, whole genome shotgun sequence contains the following coding sequences:
- the LOC119401310 gene encoding protein FAM177A1, producing MADRAESAKLQQDCAPRKVLHFSDGVLQEDSSEEYEPPLTAAPVVDPRTLPWAPFLLHWALQLGTQALAVCDYLGEHLANWFGITAPKYRYEIEHGQVDDDEELKQEPGWQRPAELVQVTAQQPAQGPRY from the exons ATGGCCGACCGTGCCGAGTCCGCGAAACTACAACAGGACTGCGCGCCACGTAAGGTGCTGCATTTCAGCGACGGCGTGCTCCAGGAAGACAGCTCGGAAGAGTATGAACCACCTCTAACTGCGGCTCCTGTGGTCGACCCG AGGACGCTGCCGTGGGCGCCATTCCTGCTGCACTGGGCGTTGCAGTTGGGAACGCAGGCGCTGGCAGTGTGCGACTACCTGGGAGAGCACCTGGCCAACTGGTTCGGCATCACGGCGCCCAAGTACCGGTACGAGATCGAGCATGGACAAGTGGACGATGACGAGGAGCTGAAGCAGGAGCCCGGCTGGCAGCGGCCGGCGGAGTTAGTCCAGGTCACGGCCCAGCAGCCGGCCCAGGGTCCGCGCTACTGA